AAGTTTTATGGGGAAACAGATTCTGGCTGAAGGACAAATACAGTCGACCAGAATCTGAATCCACAAACAAGTTTAgtagagaaaaattaaatctcCTCATATTTACTAGAATAACCACAGATGAGCTgacatgtgtgtaaacatgagaaataaataaaaacactgacgtttggactgaaactgtgTTTTATAGTTAGGGGAAACTATATCTGGTAAAAGGGAAAATACTACCAGAAAAATCTACTATTGAAATCCCGTGTAAAGACAGAAACCTGTAAATCTTTACTAGAATAATGAAACATGAtctgaaatatgaacaaaactaaagttGATGTTAGAAAATACTCTGTGTGTTAAAGAAAAGGACTAAACTTTTAGTCTAATATAGAAAAAgcttatttattagaaaaagagGTTTTGACTaatgttacggcccctgcttgttgcagacagctgtggctGTTTACGCGCTGATTAGGGACtgcagagcgctgcccggagTGGCCAAGGCCAGCGACTCTGCCCCCGCCCCGTTTTGACTGGcatccctctggaccagtcaggctgcagcccgaaggaaagctgaggctgaaaaggctgcagccgaggcaggtctggagggggagaaaccagaatggctccggcctctctccccctcatgttgtgcactgggtgtgtgtgtggcgaccacctccttttccacaatgggtgtttaagtgtttagttgtgttaagtttactttgtggttgtgttagagctgggctaggttagcgttttattgtgttgtgacgacggtcactttagtttatgggcctgttgcttttgtttggttttagtttcctcaccgagttgcggtggtgtctgtgtgtgcactcggtgagtgtttggtacaggttttggtttgtttctttctgcaggtccgctaaccccagctcatcttttgttttacaggttgtccatcacttacCACGggagttgtaaataaatgtgcttttattttgaaataccaTCTGTCCTCACCGTGTTTTTTTGTTACGCCCGTCCCTACCCCTTAAGACGGGTCGTAACactaaagtaaaaaagtaaatagaaaGTTACGTAGagataatttaaaatggtgGAGTTGAactaaaactattaaataacGTGTAGAGTTCTGCTTTCTACATGTTTCATATCAAGTAAACTAACTGAGATTAACAATCATTACAGGTCATCTTGACAGTCGTGTGGTTGTGAACTTCTTCCAGCAGGTTACTGGACTGTTACAGTAAGATTGTCTCAGTGTTTCAGGAGGATACGAGGAACTAAAAACCTCACTGAGGGAACAACATTCAAACAAGGACTGAAGTCACCTAcatgttatttttctgctgtggaTCCAACTCCATCAGCAGTATTGCTGAGTCATGGTAGTTACTCCTGATAGGAGATGTTTCTCCTGGACGAAGGAACATGAATCATTCAGACGAGGCTGAACTTAGCTTCCGATTCGCTAGTTAAGAGAAATTTTAAGGGACCCTTAAGTCAGAAAGCGAGTGACTGTATTTCTCTGTTAACCCTCCGTTTTATTGATACTCAATGCCGTTAAACCTgtcctagattattctacagagtctacagaatctgaaaaacatagtttgtgatttgtgaaaatgcaataaaggcagatgCAATTGTTTATAAACCTGGAACCGTCCGTGGTGCTAATCAGGACATTACTATAACCAACACCCAAAATGGCATACTAAATGTcagcttgtgtttttcttcgGAGGGGGTGGGGGTCTGCGTTTCCCGCTACGTTTTTAAATTGCCAATGGGCCAATCAATACAGAAGAGCAAGACAGGGATCAAAGCAGGTCAGCTTTGATGTTGTaagaaaacactgaatgaaTAATATGAATAACATGTGAGAGAGTAATTAATACCAACTAAATATATACATTACATTGTTGCCCTCCTATGGTATGTTAATTTGGGAAGGtcagtaaaaaaatgtttacagttaCAAAACATATATGTCTTAACCACATTAGCCTGTATGGATATTGGAAAATTCCAACGTTTGctattaattataaaaaaagttGTAATTGCTAAATGCTGTAAATTGTAAATGCTATCTGAAGCAAATCAGCTGCGCCGCCTGATggacattgattttttttaaatgtatttaaaacatttactcgGTAGCTTTAGTTCAGTATGGTTTATGTTATGATACGTTATAATTATagttattaatatattataatgtggtGCCCCGCCCCATTTTGAAGGCCAAGATAAATTTGTTTAACGGTGTTTTCTATATCGCACTAGATAATAAACAGAAGTTATTTAAGGTTAGAAGACAGGTCTAAATTGTTtagccttatttttatttatttatttgtctcatGTGCACAACAGCATGCCTTTTACTCTACATGGCAGTTTTCCTCTGTAGCTACTGTGCTCAGCAccgatgcacacacacatatacacatatatatatatacacatatatatatatatatatatatacatatatatatatatatatatatatatatatatatatatatatatatatacttggaCATTTCAAACCCATGCTAGTCCACACAAAACAGCTTGCCAGTGCAGACGAAGAACAGCTGTTAGCAGGACATTCTGCTAATGTTAAATCAATACACGTGTtgcataaaatacaaaatacaaaaaacacaagatcaGGAAAAAGGAAGCTCAAAACTGAAGCACATTAGTGTACAGTATGTGGCAATGACCCCTTTTGTTGTGCATTGCTACTCTGAGTCACAGCTGTGTGTATTagaagatttagaaaaaaatgttttctttatttggatGCTACTGGCAGTGTAGTTGAAAAGCCTTACCCAACCAGCCAGTCAGTCCTTTACTATGCGTTGTGCATGTCAATCGACAACAAAAACTGTGATACCTGTTGCAGAAATGCTAACAGCAGATTGGTCTACTCCAACTATCTTGTAGTGGTTAACATGCCTGCGCTGTGACTACTAAGGTTTTTCAAAAACTACTCAGACCTCAAAAGGTTGAAACTGATTTCAGTTGGGCCACGATGCACGCTGTGGTTCAGGCATTTAACACAATGACCATTCAGGAGTACCTCAAGCTTTGTTTCAAAGATGTCAAAATAACAGTTCAGTGCAGATCACAACTTCACACCTTTCTGCTGCTCACATGCTGAAACTGGTGAGCATGAAGGTGTGAAAAGTCCAGTTCAAAAAGAACaccaaacagctttttctgtacTGTTTTGCACTCCTCCTGAATGCAACAAAACTTCAAGAGATCTTGTCAATTAAAAGGTCTGTGGTCATTGTGTTCAGTTCAAGAACCCAGACAAAGATGTATGTGgaacatttgtgtgttttgcaaGAAGCCATCCAGAGAAAAAAGACCGACCAAATAAATATTCTAAATCCCGATGGTGCTGAAACCCCTGTTGAATTTGACAGCACTCAAAAAGCCCTCACAAAATCCTCACGCTTTTTTCCACTGATTGAAGGAGTTGCCAGACAAGCTCAGGAGGAATCACATAAAGAAGATGATAAAGAGGGAGAGGGGCAGACAAACCAGCATTATTGAGAGTCACTCATTGACCTAATTTTACACTTTGCTGGTACAGGTCCTCTTTGGAGTGGGCTTATGCCGTCTGATTTCAGTAAAACTCCAGACAGTAATGCTGTTGTAGAAAATTGGTTCCGCACGACAAAATGTGTCATCCTGTCGTCAAAGTTACACCGAAGAGCAGGCGATTTCATTCAAGTCCTACATGAATTTGTTGTTGGAAGATTGAAGGGTATGGCAGTGACTCATCAGGCAGGTCTCCAGAGTACACCAGCTGAACAGTCAAAAAGTGAGGGACCAGAAACAACTGCTGTTTCACAAGAGGAGACATGGAGGACGCGACGGAGAAAGAGGACATCCAAGTACTTCAGCTCCCCTGTGCAGCATTAGCATTCAAACAGCCAGCAGCTAACAAAAGAGCTGCtaggcaaaagaaaaaacctgTGACAGTGGCTGATACcactgacaaaaacacaaccacCTCAAGTCCAGGGCCACAAGAAAAAGCAGGAAGCTGTCCACGTTGGGGAGGAAATGGCATGACAGAACAGGGAGCGATAGCCATGACAAATACTTGTACAGTTGACAACCTTCTTTACTTGCTGCATTTGGTAATAAAGAGAAGACCAGCAGTcaacaatgatttaaaaagcaaagcaagTCTTGACCCATGGATAGCTAGCCTTCTTTGTGTTCATGAGCATGAAATTCATGAAGTTCATGAAATTCAACAAAAATGTCTCAATGAAGCTTGTCCAGTGGCAAAAAGGACAAACACCTCCATTGATGTGGTGTAagttcactttttttattttttgcatgtaTTGTATTTATCAGTCAGTGTTGTCATCTGtttattatgtgtttatttagcaaatattattttttttatattacaagATTAGTTctattttcctttcattaatTTCTAGGTGTGAGGATTTTGGTAGCCTGCAGACTGTCCTTGATAAGTGGGCCAGTGAGTCTTTAAGAGTACTACCATGTAAAACGTGagtatgcatttttttcatttcttattgATATTTTCAAAGCTTGCAAGGTAAATTATTTGCCTCGTTGACTTTAATCTCTGCGATATTTTTAGGGATGTACGATATATCGGCATTAACATCGGTATCGGCCGATGTTAGgcatttttttacatatctgTATCGGTCCGATGAGCAAAACTGGCCCGATATTACCAGCCGATATTTATTTTGGTCTAATTGCTGTTTGTGTACGTGTGTCGGGAGGAGGAGGGGCATTTGGCCTTGCCACCATGTTGGACATGTAACAGCGATGCAGTACTACTTGTGGGGAAGCTAGAGACGATGTCAGCTGTGTGGTCATTTTTCACGGTGTCAAATGATGATAGTCgaaaagcagtatgcaatatATGCAAAGTTGAAGTGatgcgaggaggatgccgtGTCAAATCATTCAATACTACAAATTTaatatgtcatctgaaaaaccaccatCCCGAAGCTCACAAACATTTGGCGAAGCTAACGCCTGTAAGGTTAGCTACCAGGCAAAAGCCAAAGCAGCAGCCACAGTTGGGAGCCCAATACAGCAAGCACTCGACCAAACCAAGAAATTTGCCAAGGACAGCGCAAAAGCCAGGTCAATCACGAACAAGATCATGGAAATGATTGCTCTCGACGACCAGCCATTTTCGTTAGTGGAGGACCGAGGATTTCAGCGGTTGATTGAACACACTGAACCCCGCTACATCCTTCCCAGCTGGCGCTATTTTTCAGATGTTTGCCTTCCTGCTCTGCATGAAATGGTGGCCACACATATGAGCAAGTTGTTGGACAATGTGACTGACATTAGTTTCACTACGGATATATGGAGTTCGGACATCAGTCAGATGAGTATGTTAAGCCTAACGGCTCAGTGGATTGATGACAACTTTGAAATGAAGAGAGCTGTTTTGCATGCACAAGAGTTTTCAGGATCGCATACGGGAGCTGCCATTGCTAGTGCATTTGACTGCATGTTTGCACAGTGGAAAATTAAGAAAGACAATGTGCATGTTGTGCTTCGTGACAATGCACGGAATATGCAGAAGGCCATGGACGAGTGTGGTGTTAAAAGCCTGGGCTGCATGGCTCATACTCTGCAGCTTGCAGTGCATGATGGAGTTTTAAGCCAGCGAAGCATTTCTGACTGTGTGGCTATTGGAAGAAAAACAGTCGGACATTTTCGCCACTTCCAACTTGCCACCTCTCGGCTGAGAGACATACAGCAAGAGTTAGGCATGAAAACCAAGGTGCTACAACAAGATGTAGCAACCAGATGGAATAGTACATTTTATATGACGAAAAGTCTGCTGGATCAGAAGCGTGCACTTGGTGTGTATAGAGCCGATCACGAGCTCCCTGCCTGTTTAAGCGCACACCAGTGGAGCCTCGTTGAAAACATGACTATGCTTCTCACTCCATTTGAACAGTTAACGATGGAAATAAGTTCACAGTTGGCTACTGCCGCGGATGTGATTCCTTCTGTTGTGGCTCTAAAACATTTGTTGAGCAAGGCAGCTGACAGCGACAGTGGAGTCCGCACAGCAAAGACCACTCTACTGGACGCTGTAAACGAGAGATTTGGAAGCGCTTTCTCCGAGCCGCTTTACTACTTGGCAACTATCCTTGACCCGAGGTACAAAGATCGTTATTTTGACACAGTCACAAAGCAAGCTGCAGTTACTACGCTCCTGAAGGAAGTGGACAAAATGATGCACAGCGACACCGTTCACAGAAGAACCGCAAGAGAAGAAGATAAGAGCAAGCTGTGAGGGTGGACAGTCTCTACTTGACATGCATGATGACATTCTGGAGGAAAACTTGATCATTCAACAGGATGCGGGCCTGACAAACCACACAAGCATGCAGGTATAGTATTATCAGcccctgttttttatttaataagcaAAGCATGTTAAGATCcttttgtgaaatgttttaaattttttattaatgtgatgTAAATTCTATAGTTAGTaaaataacagaattatttaaatggaaaaaacataCTAATCTTTTAGTAATGCTTCACTGCCCTCTTAAGGCACTGGTCATCTGCTCAGATCTAAGTTGAACAAAGCTCTTAAGAGGTGAAGGATGATGTCCAATGTCCAGATTGCTGGTTAATTTATCAGACAAACTAGTTATACACTTGTCTACTTTCCTGTAGGTGCATGGCTATCTGAGTGAGCCTCCCACCCCCAGAAATGAGAACCCACTGCAGTATTGGAAAAGCAACATGTCTCGGTTTCCTGCCCTGGCCAAGGCAGCACGCAAGTACCTTTCAGCTCCATCCACAAGTGTGGACAGCGAGCGTCTCTTCTCTGCTGCATCACATATTGTTgatgaaaagagaaacaggatCCAGTGTGAGAAAGCAGAAATGCttctgtttgttaaaaaaaacctgcCTTTACTGATGAAGTAGTCCTAGACTAAAACATACAGTTTCAAGTTTCAGTATTTTGGAAAATTTACTTTGAGTACATTGTGGCTGCTTGGGAAATGTACAAAGACAACTATGTCTTTGGAGTTAATGTTATGTCACAGTTCTTATATTTTGATTCAGCAATTTTATAGATGGGACTTGGAATTGACTTGCACTAATTTGCACTTACAAAGTTTTTAGTGTTGCTTTAGTGTTGGGACATTTACTTGAATGTCTACTAATTACAGTGCAGGTTGGAAAATGCACTGACAGGACAGATTTGAGTTTAAATGGGAGTAGACTTTAGTTTAAAACATGTTctccaattaaataaatgcttcGTTGTAATGAATACAGACAAGTTTGAAAAGTTAACTTTGTCAggatattgttttatttatgatccttattgttatttatgatCCAAAATTTCTCCCAAGAGTTTGTGAATTGACTGAGTTAAACTGCACTTGAATTTATTTCCAGCTTACACACTTGTTACAAGTTGTAAAAGTTGCTTAAAAGTAACACTGTTTGCTACTTGTGTTTTGGTAGCACTGTAACtttatttggaaataaaatggataaaaaaaaaaaaacagtttgcatcatttttactttgtacagATTTGATCatcttaaaactaaaatatatatatatatatatatatatatatatatatatatatatatatatatatatatatatatattacaaatatatattacaaatatatatatatatatatatatcgacatcggcaaatatcggttatcggccataacaccaatattaatatcggataTCGTATCGGCCAACATTTtcatatcggtgcatccctagaTATTTTACCTATGAAAATATCCTTATATGTTAATGTGAAATACTGAAACAACAACTGATGTTAATGCCTTCaaataattgaaaaatacaAAGTTTGCATTTAAAAGGTAATGTGGACAAGTCCTTCATATAAATGACTCATTCCTTTATTCTCTTGTTTTAATCCCTGGCCTTATGTGCTCAGGATTTAGCGGTTACAGTGCAAACTGTTTATGGTCGGACGTTTGTTCCTACATTCAACAGAGGTCCACATCCCTGCACTGAAAGTCAGACCATTGTACAGCGAGCCTTTGTGCATGGCCTACCGTGTCTTTTATTGGTCTCGGTGTTGCACACAGGGAGCCTAAAGCAAAACAATATCCTGCAGCCTTGCCAAATCTGGTGACAGTACTTTGTGGAAAGTAAGTTTACCAAATATGTTTAATACACATTAAATTATTGCATGATAAtcttattttcaataaaattgtGATTTATCATGATTCAAAAGGTCAAAGTGAGGCATCTTAACTTGTAGAGTTTCTCTGCTCCTCCAAGCAGCTTCATTGTAAAGAATAGAAGACGGTACTGTGTTACATGTGGAGGAAAGATCATGTCTAAGTCCACCACCTCTGTTAAGGGaaggtatttttttaaagaaaactctACAAGTCCAGATGCTTTGCTTCAACCTTCTGAATGAGaatgacctggatgactgagaatctgCATCGGCATGATTTATTATgatacaaacaacaaacaaacaaactgctcATTtcccaaaatatattttgtccCTTGTAGGTATGAGCCAGCTGCTGTGACGTATCGCCTGAGTACTTTAAATCACTTTGTGGCGTTCCACAAACTGGGTACAGACCAAAAATGGCATTTCTATGATGGCCTACAAGAATGCCAGCACCGCAGGAGTGGAGACACAATAATTACTGAGAAAAATATCCTCAAAAAGTTGTGTCCAACGTCCCATGTTGGGCACACAGTTATGGTCAGGGTAAGCATCAACACTTAATCTCCGGTCTAAAATTCTGAAATGTAGGTTGTTGCAGATGGAGAATATATCAGCAAGTGTgtttgcataataataatatcaatattcTCATATATTGCTCTATACAAATAATTTTACTGATCTTTTGATGTAGGACAAGGCAGCAGAGGCTGCTGCTGAacgttcagaaaaaaaatgaagcgcTTGTCAAGTTCATGGTGGAACAAAAGGGTGCAGAAGATACACTGCAGGTacgcctttttctttttgttcatcacATAACGCTTAATCATTATGTCATCACTATGACCACGCCACCTCCAGCAAGCAAACAGTACGGTTAAGTTtgagtacatttatttttcaggccGTCGTGTCTGGTGAGAAGCAGCAACTTTGAATTTACACAGAAGTGGGTTCCAGTATTGTTTGATGACCAACAGCTGGACAGGATAGTTAAGTACCTGACAGGCTTCCTTCATAACTGTGAAAAAATCTCAGATGAAGTCTCCACCATGCTGTCCTATGACAAGATTAAATACATCCTTGTTGTGATGTTGCCAGAGGTTAGTCAATAggtgtctttttaaatgtagaggTATGAGCATAATAACACTGACAATAATATGGATGCAGAATCGGGATATGATACCTGTAACAAAGGTGACAGTAAAGGCCTTGGAAGAAATAAggaacatgacaacaaaagacGCAGTGGCAGAGGTTGATCATGGACCACTGGATGACAGGttagtgaaacatttaaatgtcctttaaaaaataGCCCAAAATCTCTGTgaaaaaatatgatttctttttctagtgAAATGGAGGCCATGGAGATGGAAATAAGGAATCACATGGAGAGGCGTGGGCTTGTGTAAAAGTCCGTCTGTtttgcttgttagttttttgtatACTTCTCTCtcctatgtttttaaatgttttcattctcctGTAAAGTGTACTTGGGTTTTTTGAAAggggtttttaaataaaatgtattttatatatatatatatacacacacacacatatatatttcatgttatttccaAAGTTATTACAATAActcccaggtcatgtgacctattgaccccaaagtagtctagaatgatagtgctatcaaggatggtcaacatacaccacttagtatttgctttaagggcttaatatattttaaatgatttttaaagtgtaaatatgagcatttttgctcaatagctttgaggtcatgtgacctattgaccccaaagcagtccagaatgatagtgccgtcaaggatggtcaacatacaccacttagtatttgctttaaggcctcagtatatgtttattagcacgcacgcacgcacgcacagacagacagacagacagacagacagacagacagacagatagatagatagatagatagatagatagatagaactgttttcaactccatacattctaaggtatttatttagtgtaaatgttagcagtataccccgatagtttacagttaacgtgaatcagtttcttaaaacatcacttgttaatacacatttaaattcgtgcttttattttgtgaaccggaaataatttccttgcagcagtacgcttgcatttaccgtaaactgacggtaggtgcgcactgaaaatgtaggagcggctggcttgaccgcagtgAATCGGAAGCTAAGTTCAGCCTCGCTGAATGATTCATGTTCCTTCGTCCAGGAGAAACATTTCCTATCAGGAGTAACTACCATGACTCAGGAATACTGCTGATGGAGACATTATCCAGCAGCATTTAAAGCGGGAACTGCTCCATAATGACGTCAACAACTCTCGGACGCTCGGAATTACGAGACAACGTGAACGCAGCATACGCCACGTTTTGTGTAAAAGTAACGTGATATTGTGGAAGTATTAATATATCAGAGTTCTAATGGAAACCGACAGGTGTACTGTCCCTGGTAAACAGAATATTAATAGcttgacattataacatgatatcaaaatgatgtcaaccagcccccctacaaggctgcgtgcctggatgctgtgtgtctgaaaatagtggcaggcaggctatataagcttggggaaatggataaacgTGGTCTTTATcctgttcggccgaataaaggaagatcattaaagacctctgtctgcagactcttaatatcagcacttttgataaagaatttatctacgacaatATATTATCTCCGTTCCTCTGTACTGCAGACGTAGCTCCTACCTTGGGTTCTGTCTGAGAGGAAACGCGGATACTTTGCAGTTTTAAcgaggaaaaacatgaaaacacaaacttttactacttttctttttcacctctgATAGAAAACCAGAACAAACGGATGAGACACGGAGCCTCGAGACTCGTCCTCGTGTCTTTAGTGTCCTCAACACTGACCTGCCGACCGGTGGTATCAGAGGATGATCCCGCTTTGTTCCTCCTCGtggggttctggtcctggttctgctcctccATTCTGGTTCTTGTCTGAAGACTCCAGCAGCTCTCCGCTCCGTCTGTATCcgccaaaataaaacaaaccgtCGAACTGGACTCCGTGGCGCATGCGCAATTGTTACGCCACTATGCTGCATTCATGTACACACGACACATGAGAACTCAACTCAAAATCCCATCAAGCTCGAGGGAAACGAGAAGATATAAAAATCTAAGACATGGCGGAATCATCgaataaaaacaagagacaCAGAACATGtgtaacatatttatttataatatcaaCAATGATTAAACAgaggatgtgtttatcatgTGTGATTCTACCAGTACCTCTGAAATCCCGTGTTCTCGTTGCTCCGTGAATGCAGCAGCATGGCTCGTTTGTTCTCCAGCTGCCGCTGATCGTGGAGCTTCTGATGTTGGGAGAAGTTTGCCTTCAGGGTTTTCTGTTGAAAGTCTTTCTGACAGAAAGTTAGAGGCTTCAGAAAGTTTTTAAGAAGTCGCGACTGTTGTTTTTCATAGTTTGAAATCTTTCAGATGACTCTCTTtgtgtcttcatcatcatcttcatcagaggaGCAGCTGAAGAGCTGCTGCAGTTTCAAATCTGCATTTTCTCCACACATTTAGTTTCTTCATTAACCAGAATGATTCAGGAACTCCTCACAGTGATTCCAGAAGGTCTCATCAGACACTAATGACTGTATTGATTATTGATTAGTTTtagttgattttaataaagtgagTTGAACGTCTGCAGtggcggccatcttgccacagtcaGCTGTCTCACTGAtcacattgttttaatggtgcatgCACTTTATAAACAACCATAACTTGTTTAATGCAtaattaagaataattataaccAAAGATTCTAGATTCAGAGCTACAACCATGGACTTTcatatgtaaataaacacatggaaaataaacacatgcaatgaatacacacacacacacacacacacacacaaggttcATGTTAAATCGATTTTTAGGCTACTAAAACTCAGCGTACAGAAGAATGacatgattatatatatatatattaataaaagaatattaatataaaatgaatgtaattattacatgtttagtttaaaaataaccattcaaataattttattatttaattatatttattttatatgaacacattatacattattatctttattgtctttaatgtctgtaacatcttggacataaaagtgacatttatttgcGCTTATTATCTTGTTGAAATCCCCAACCTGCACAGAGAACTAGACTAATGTGGAGATTTGAACCTggaggacagagataaaaacataaatatgtgtGAGTGTAACCTCCAAGTTACACTGATGAACAATTAAATTACcaacttaaaatttaaatacacaaatacacagggCGTAGCAGCATGAGAGAGaatttaacacaaacacaaactacacctcagtaatcaaagtacaagctcttgtaaaacaaaataaacaataaaaacacggTTTAGCTAATAACCTTTTGAAAAGGACGTTTTTGTTGAGCTTCTGGCgcatgttgtttctctgtaagCTAAGTGTGCTCATTTTAGCAACGTGGTGCAGCCTTAgcttaaaaaccaccaacacaACTATATTTATAAGATAAGatcctttattgatcccacggtggggaaatttcactgttacagcagctcaaacacaaagtaaaggaaacattaaacactagactaaataaaaacaaggactCAAACATATAGGTTTGAACCTGAAGGGacgtggcctttctgtgtggagtttgcatgttctccccgtgtacaCGTGGGTTCTCTTctggtactctggcttcctcccaccgtccaaagacatgcatgttaggttaattggtctctaaattctcgctaggaatcagtgtgtgtgtgaaaggttgtttgtctctttctgtgttgggcctgtgatggactggtgacctgtccagggtgtacctgcctctcacctgttaaatgctgggtcaggctccagcttccccgtaaTGGACAAAGTGCTACAGATAacgaatgaatatatatatttatatagtacaTGTTGTAATACCTGCAACGTGCTTAGAAGTCAGCTCGATGGCAACAACAAGacaccctgctgggataataagctgccaaaggaggaagttcagaccacagatgttaaaacacggAAGTTGTTCACCATGCGTGGAGGCTTCCACCCACATCCAGTGTCCAGAGACTCTACGCTAAGCACAAAGAGGGAGGatgaggactagtgagcatcagggccactatccaagaCGAAACAAGCTCCATGAACACATCAGGAAGATGGACCCAAGGGAcgaagcactgagtgaatgtCTCAGACAAtagaacctggaggagaatgaaatggaggaaccatcatgggaggacgAGTCCCTGAAGTGTCTTATTATCAACATTTTATAGttagaatgaa
This DNA window, taken from Melanotaenia boesemani isolate fMelBoe1 chromosome 24, fMelBoe1.pri, whole genome shotgun sequence, encodes the following:
- the LOC121635320 gene encoding uncharacterized protein LOC121635320 is translated as MKRLSSSWWNKRVQKIHCRPSCLVRSSNFEFTQKWVPVLFDDQQLDRIVKYLTGFLHNCEKISDEVSTMLSYDKIKYILVVMLPENRDMIPVTKVTVKALEEIRNMTTKDAVAEVDHGPLDDSEMEAMEMEIRNHMERRGLV